Part of the Mobula hypostoma chromosome 15, sMobHyp1.1, whole genome shotgun sequence genome is shown below.
gcgtcagGTGCTCCCAATTtggcctatatattggcgagacccaacgcagactgggagatcattttgctgaacagctatgctctgtccaccagagaaagcaggatctcccagtggccacacattttaattccatatcccattcccattctggtatgtctatccacggcctcctctactgtaaagatgaagccacactcacgttggaggaacaacaccttatattccgtctgggtagcctccaacctgatggcatgaacatggacttctctaacttccgctaatgccccacctccctctcgtaccccatccgttatttatttatatacacacattctttctctctctctcctttttctccctctgtccctctgactataccccttgcccatcctctgggtttttcccccttcccccctttccttctccctgggcctcctgtcccatgatcctctcatatcccttttgccaatcacctgtccagctcttggctccatccctccccctcctgtcttctcctatcatttttggatctcccctccccctcccactttcaaatctcttattagctcttccttcagttagtcctgacgaagggtctcggcctgaaatgtcgactgtacctcttcctagagatgctgcctggcctgctgcgttcaccagcaactttgatgtgtgttgccctataatttcctttcttctacctcgcttccttcttgaagagtggagtgaacctgtcttccttcttgaagagtggagtgacatttgcaattttctagtcttctggaaccattccagaatctggtgattgtGAAgtcgttagtaatgatctttcaataatctcttcagccacctcattcagaactctagggtttacatcatttggtccaggtgactaccTCCAGACCTTTGTTTCCCAAGAACCACCTCCCTAgtagtggtaacttcacacacttcatgccccctgatacctggaacttccactatactgctagtgtcttccatagtaaagactgatgcacaaTTTCGTTGTCCTGAATAACCAGTTGAATCAAACTCAATAATTACTTTTTGGTCCTCCCTTTTGATATTGGTTATTAGATGTTTGTTTCTCAATGAAAATCAACTTGACATTTATGCATTACTTTAATGAAGTTTTACAACTGAGAAACTGCATCTGACTTGCATTTCTGCCATTTGTGACCATTTGTCACACCTCTTTAGTCATCAGAACCATTAAGTCATTGTAATGTCAAATTTGTGTTGAGGTTAGTAAATGCCTCACTATCCTCCACTATCTCAGCAGTATTTATCCCTTCAGTGAAAACTACATTTCCTGAGTGCTTTTTTATGTGGATCTTTCCTGTGTACACAATTTGGTTGCCATCCTCTATTTTATAACATGACTGCAatataatttacttgtttattaaggACATTTATGATAGGTTAATGCAAATCCAAGTCTTTTCTTTCAAGATATTGATTTCTTACCAATTTAGGTGGAAAGGGACAAGACCACACTACTTGCTACTCTCCAAGAGTCACAAAAGCAGTTGGAACATACAAGAGGTGCCTTGTCAGAGCAAAATGAAAAAGTTAACAGACTCACTGAGCATGTCAGTGCCATGAAAAAGCTCCAGGCTAGCAAAGAACGGCAGACTGCACTTGATAATGAAAAAGAGCGAGACAGTCATGAAGATGGAGATTACTACGAGGTAGACATCAACGGACCTGAGATTTTGGAATGCAAATACAAGGTAGCGGTAGCTGATATTAACGAACTTAAAGAAGAACTTAAAAACCTAAAGGCTAAATATGCTGATAATGagaataaatatgaaaaagagaaGACCAAGAATGAAAGTGAAATCCAAGCCTTGACAGAGAAACTTGAAATACtagaaaaaacaaataaacaagaaCAGGACCAGATAGTCTGCCTAGAAAAAGAACTGAAGAAAGTAAGTGAAgtagctgaaggaactcaaggtAGTTTGACTATTGCTCAGGATGAACTGGTCACCTTCAGTGAAGAATTAGCAAATCTATACAACCATGTTTGTATCTGCAACAATGAGACACCCAACAGAGTGATACTGGATTACTTTAAAGAAGGCAAAGATGTTCGCAGTAGTCCAGATGGTAAAGAAAGAAGATCTCCAGTTCTGCTTACCAAGAGTCTTTTCCCTGGAGAGGTGGGAAAGACTGAAAATGGTAGTGGAGATGTTGTAGCATCTCCTGCTTCACCTTTGCCCCTACCTGTGTCCTATGTCAGTGATCCACGCAAAGAACCATTGAATATTTACAACCTGATTGCTGTCATTCGAGACCAAATCAAGCATTTGCAGAAAGCAGTTGATAGGTCAACAGAATTATCCAAGCAACGTGCTGCATCACATGAATTGGGAACAGTGGCAGACAAAGACAAAGAAGTTTTTATGGATGAGATCTTGAAACTTAAGTCACTGTTGAGTACCAAGCGAGAACAAATAGCAACATTAAGAACTGTGCTCAAAGCAAACAAGCAGGTAAAGAAATTATTATCTTAAAACAATGTCAGTGAATGGGTGGGTGAACTGTGGGTCTTATACTGTTAATTTAAAATAAAGGATAAATGCAGTTTAGTTAGATTTAAACAGCTATTAGGGTAGTCAACAACTCTAGTTTTAGCCAATTAAATGTTCATGTCAACAAACTTAGTAATTCCAAGTGGACCTGGAAAACATTCTAATAGTCACTACGAATTTGCTTGTAATGAAATAATGTGCACTGTTTTGTATTGTTACAAAAGCAATAGTTTACATTTGTATAATGCAAAGAACAGTGAGTCTTTACTGCAATTAAACTGAATTTAATGTTACTTCTCACTTTTTTCCAGTTTAAGTAACATATGTATTGAAATGCATTTTTTCTAAATGCAGAATGTTTCTAttttcagactgctgaagtggcCCTTTCAAATTTGAAGAGTAAATATGAAATTGAGAAAGCTATGGTTACTGAGACAATACTGAAACTACGCAATGAGCTGAAAGCTTTAAAGGAGGATGCTGCTACCTTTTCATCTCTGAGAGCTATGTTTGCAACAAGGTAAAATcaatattaattttgttttggCACAATATTGGGATGTTTCACTTGTCTTATTTTCTATTCAGATATCTTGATGAGGATTTATAGTTGTGTGCTCACCTTGATTGAGATTAGATTATCTAAAACCTGTacaatttttaaacatttttgatGTTTGGTGTAATACTTTACTAACGTTACAATAAGAGCAACTAATTTACACAACATAGAGAACATAGTTAACTTTCTGAACTGATACCTTTTGTCATGTCCAAAAATAGCtgctttcatttttatttctgaCCCTTGTACTTCCTTCAATTAGGATTGTCTAGTCCGTCATTAAGTCCTTGCTTGCTATTAGGAAGCTTGCAACATTGTTAATTTGCCCCAAGGTTTGTATTTGTTTTTCTGTGGAAGACTTGGTTTCCTTAAGTGTCTGTATTAAACTAGTGACTTCTTTTAAGATAAATTAGAAATATTGTACAAAAAATAGTTTTGCACATTGCAGTATGTTGGGAGCAAAATTCTGAGGGGAATCTTCATGGAATCTATTTTAACACACACCATGCTGCATTATTTGTTGTACAGACCAAAAGAATTAATTATTAATAATTACTTGCTTGAGGCAACTCTTCTGGCTTGATTTTATTGGTTCTTCAGTTTCCTGTCTTGTGCTTCTCCCATCACTTCGTCACCAGTTATGCAAGTGAACCATCTTCCTTTTAAtccatctgtctctctgtctctctgtctctctgtctctctgtctctctgtctctctgtctctctgtctctctgtctctctgtctctctgtctctctgtctctctgtctctctgtctctctgtctctctgtctctctgtctctctgtctctctgtctctctgtctctctgtctctctgtctctctgtctctctgtctctctcatccTAGCTGTAAATATTAGAATCGATATTAAAGTCGCAGCAGGGCACATAAAATAATTAGGGATTGCATATATATGActatatgttaaaaaaaaatcatattcaGAAATCTGTTTGGGGTTATAACTAGCAAACTAGAAAAGAGGAActgatgtgtatttggatttcctgATGGATTATTAAACAAGATGAGATGGGGGTGTGGGTTAACATGCTGGTCAGAAAAAAACTGCATGAAGGATTTTTTTTGGGATTATAGGGCTTTAAATAGTGGGTTGCTCTCTAGGGGTTGATGCTGGGTGCACAGTTgttcacaatgtatgtcaatggtttggaccAATGTAATatattttcagatgatacaaagcttgGGTACACAGATGGTACAAAGTGTGCTTTGAGGCTGTTGTAGAGATGGGCTCCGAAGGGAATAAAAACAACCCAAGTGATTGGGTGAGTTCAGTGTAGCAAGAATATCAATGTGAGAAAATGGCAGCTCATTCACTTGATAGAAATGTAGAAGAATGGGGTATTGTTTTAAAACCTAGCAATGGAAAGATGTTAGTAAGGACCTCGCTGTTCTTCCATATGAATCAGTAACATTTGGGTGctgcaagcaattaggaaggtaAATGGTGCATGTTGAGCTCCATAGCAAGATGTTAGTACATCTTTTGTGTTAGGCCCTATTGAGACCTTGTGAAATGCAGTGCAGAGATCAAGAATCCCtactaaagaaagaaaatgtttgCAATAGAGCAGCGATCCCAAAGCACCGGGCCTCGGACccataccgggccgcaaagcatgtgcgacTGGGCCACgagccgtgaggaaacgatatgatctggcgatatgaaacgatatgagtcagtgcacctttcctcattccctgtcatgcccactgttgaactttaacgcacgcgaggtcatgcACTGtgattaatatccaaacgttacctgaaatgttatgatgctattgacttataagtgacttataagtcagttgtccccaacctccgggtggcgaagaatgcagtggtacagcggtggccggaatgcacccagcatgTCCTTAAGAAAAaacccaaaataaacaagctaattaattagatgccgcccagcacgtaaatgttggcccagatcagaggtgattgccgaatgcgtcgccccccccccccactggtcggccggtccgcaagaatattgtcaatattagactggtctgcggtgcaaaaaaggttggggacccctgcaataGAGAGTGCATCAGATGAtcatcaggttgattcctggaatggggTAAGGAGCGGTTAAGCAGATTGGGCCTATActtttagagtttagaagaatgagaagtgatctcattgaaatgtgtaCAATTCTTGAGGTTGTTTCCCTTCAGTGGAACTAGAGCGTGTGTGGATTTTAAATAAGGTGTCAATTACTCAGGACTGAGTTGagcagaaatttcttcattcagatggTAGTGATTCCCCAGCTAAGAGAACCTTGAAGCCTGTCATTTGTGCTTCAACACCACTTTTTGATAGATTTTAGGATGTATTGGAAATCAAGTAATATGGGGTTATGGCAAGAAAGTGGTGCTGTAAACGATCAGGTAGGATCTAATTGCAAAGTATTGAATAGCCTGCTTGTTCTACTTATGGTCTTGCATTCTTGTCATATTTGATGTCATCTTTCGACAGCATATCTTTTGTCAAAGACGTGCAAATTTGTCTTTTCTGATTGTAAACAGTGACTCATATTTACATAGCGCCTTTCATAATCCTGTGATATCCTAAAATGCTTTTAGAAATGTAATTATTATTCCATTCACTGTAGGCAGTGTGACTGCAATTTCACAACAACGATTCACAAACAAAGTGGTGGTGGACAGATTGTGAATTTGGCTGAGGTATATGTTTTCACCAGAGGAATACTGAAAAGACAGATAGCCTCACTTCAGTATTTTGTCCAAGATGGCAGCCCTTCCTACAGTGCATTATTTCCTCGGTATCGGCTAAAATGAATCGACCTGTTATTTCCATCACGTTGTCAAAGCCACCTCATTTATAATTCTTTCAAATAATTTTCAGTTACTTATGTACTTGTTAATGCTCACTTGCTGTATTTTCACTGTAGCCTTATCTCTAATTTCCTTGATGCATCAGAGATATTTTTAGATATTTAAATTCTGTATTTTGTTTAAATAGACCTTGGTTATTAATAATGTGATTCCTTCCCTGCACCTCTGCAAACTTGTGACTTTGATCTTGCCCATGGTAATTTACATGTTATAATTCATTACTTCAATGTTCAGCTGTGCGTTTGTTATCAATGTGGTTCCATTCATGAGAACTCCAATATTTTGTCACTGGCATCTCTGACAACTTTTTCTAGCCATTCAAGTTTTTCTTTATTATCTTTGGATAAATATTAAACAAAACAGATGATAAGCAGCATCTTTGTCATGCTTCTCTTCCAGTCACTTCTATCCACCTATAGTTCCTCATTTTCAAAGGCCATGGCTATCTTTCTGGTTCTTCAGTATTTCCTCAGTGTGATTCACTCTGAGCTGCTTCCAAATCCTACAAAGTAAATGTACTTATTGATTGTTCTATACAGCTTAGTTACAGAATCATTATTCTATTGCCTCTCTTGTTCCATATTCTTGGCAAAATGTAAATCCTTATTGGGTAAATTACTTCGGGTTTTGCTCTTGACCTTGTGTGTAACCAGGGCATGATCTTTGAAGTCTGATAGCTTCAAGCAATTTGTTTCGGATGTCTGTTCTGGTGAATCATTTAATACTTTTCAATTACAGATTGATTGCTTTGTCTCCTCCTCGTGTTGTAATTAATTCTGCTGGAATTTCATCAGTGCTTTCATCTTTTCTATTTCAAATACACTTACTGCAACCTTTGCAGTTGGACTTAAAACCTCGCATAATCAAGTTCAGTCTCCCTTTGGTGCTGATGGAAGATTATTAACTTGATGTGTTAATTCTAATTCTCTTACCttccttgctgagtatttccatctTTTTCTATTATAATTCAATTTCCTATTTCCTTCAAGTTTCAATGTCTGGCTTTTCACTTTTgacatacatttatttatttgttttttttgtttattagtACAAAGTTAACTAGCAATTTAGAGATTATAATTTTAAGAAATGTTTTGGCATTTTGTTACATTTTTAGTAGGTAGTGCAATTTAGATAATCTGATTCAATTTGAGATTGGATCTGGATGCCAGATTTTTTGATTTAAAACAAAGTATAATTCAGGGTGGGGGATAAAGTCGTTATATAATAGAAATATACATTTAAAGATGGTTAGTGATGACCACCAAGTTATATCAATCACTATTATAGACTAATATTTTACTTTGGATATGGATCTGATTTTTAAAATAGGGACAAACTCTGCATTATCTTGTGGAGAGAAATCTGAGAAAACAATTTTAGAAGGCAAAATGTTTATTAAAACTACAGAGCTTGGAATAACTTGACAACCATGAAACAACAGAACTTAGATTTATTTTTGAGTGTGAAAGGGTGTTATAAGTATGGAATAAACAACACTGGAAAAACTGCTCATAGGTGCAGGTAGATTCAGATGGGGGAAAACTGTTGCTTTCAGCCTCTAAGAGTGCCTCAAAGAATAAAGTAATTGAAGTGGATTGAGGAGTTAGTTGAGGTATTTGTTAATGTGCTGAGGTTCCTTGAGGCCTGGGCATTTCCTAGTTTTTCCTGATTCAAGAGGGCATTTCAATAAAAAGAAATCTTAGTTTTTGCGCTGTGGAGTCTACAGTGTAGACAAAGCTGCTGATGGATCCTGAACGCTGTTGCAGAGTGTTACAATAGCATGTATTTCTGTAAGATCTCATCAGGCCTTGACTTTTGAATTTTGATGACCTTGTCTGCCTGGTTTGAAGTCTCATTAGCTAGCTTGAACATGCTCATAAAATAGTTCAAGGCTcagtatttaattttatttccctCAATTTTATTACCTGCTTGTTGCAGGTTTCATCTGGCGTTCAAATTTGGGTGCCTATTCTGATTTGGTTTTAGCAAATTATCAATTTATCATGTAATTGTAGTTCATATAAACAAAGGTGATTGGCTTACTATCACCAATTATAGCTTCTGACTTCACagttgactttttaaaaaaaatcatagcaTTGCTCATTGATATATgcttggaattttttttaccattttcaATTATTTTCATGAATAGCTTTCATTGGTGTCAGAAATTTCATTAACATTCAGAAGGTATTGCTTTATTGTTCTGAATGAAACAGAATACAAGTGATACAAATTGATAGCAGTATGGGAGGGGCACACTGTCACTTAAATGAATATTGCTGTATCCTTTCTTGTGCATTGTTttgaatatacagtggattcctgttaattgggacacatcagggccAGCACATTTTGGTCTAATTaagtagctgccccaattagccaaagtttcatggatatagttaaaaaggtatatcaAGAAGACAATCTGAAtaaacaaaatatatttaaatgaaatacaggacAAATTAAAACACCACAAATACTACTGAGGTGCTATAAAattgtattagtttctaatacttatcgacagaggaattcatccatgtCATGTTCCTTTGACTGTAAATAAAATCAGTCAAGCACCTCGTGCAGCTAATGGATTGCCTTTGTACAATGCTGACAACAaatgtatcctccaaatcttcattttcattctaacattcaaaatgattgttgataccttcaaattgttCATAGTTTCTAGCTTGAAACAGTAAAATCGTTTCATCTTCATTCCCAgctggtatctccaagcctgaatgtttgaaaccacagtgaggaaaacagttctgaacagtctcctgtcccaatgaaGCCCATAGtgtcccagctattttcttgattagttttttgtttttttaagagttgtcccaaataagctgctGTCCTAATTAACCGATGGctcaattaattggaatccactctATTTACTTGATTACATATCTGTCAAAGCTTACAAGAGCTTTTAAGTGTGTACTTCTGAGACTGAAAAAAATTGACTGCAGAAGGACATTTTAATATATAGCAATGAAAGATCATTGCATAAACGTGAGAAAAATACAGAATTTCTTCTAGATTAACTGAAATCTTAAAAAGTTTATTCACTTTGAAGTGCAATGAAGAATTATCAACATTAATATAATTTGTACTGTTTAAAAAATCCCATTTTAAAAATGGCTAATTACAGCTTAATTGTTTAACAGCAATGaaatgctatttaaaaaaaaagtgtaaaagTCCTTTCTCTTTGAGAAGGAGATGAGAGTGTGAAGAGGAAATTAAACATGCAGGTAAAGAGGGGTGGTTTGAGGAGTAACTGTCATCTGTACCTCCCCGGTGCCCATCTTGCTCTTTCtacttttttttccttccctccccttcatTGCACATTGTCACTACCCTATCCTGACTTCTACAGATTGAGAGGGGTTGAATGACTCAATACTTGAAAGCCTATCAACACTGACAAATCAGTAATAATGGAAATAGATAATTTTAACAAGAAACAATGATGAAAAGGaaattggcctttatcaattttTTTTCTGGTATCTTTGCTACATCCATGAATACTGATACAATTGATTTACTGACTGGAATATGGTCTAGTGTGTAGGGAAATTAATTTTTGAGCTGGTGGTTCTACTGTGGAACTGACTGTGGTCAAGTGGATTGAAGGGATACCTTATTTGCTGAAATCTGTACTTCCATAGTGAGATTTTCTTCTAACCataatttattattatgcttCAGGTTATTAAACTCTACAAAGATACATCAGGTAGGATAAATGTAGGTGTTTACTTTTGAGACTTCTGTTGCAATTGCTACAGTGACTGCATGTTGGCTTTTCGTATTGTAGCCGTGTGGGAGCTGTGGAACTT
Proteins encoded:
- the LOC134356876 gene encoding protein bicaudal D homolog 2-like isoform X3; the protein is MQQQQHGEEEEETTTMQREHFLRTEVERLNRELSETTQEKIQAAEYGLVVLEEKQTLKQQYDELESEYETVKQELEQLREAFGQAYSNHKKVAADGESREESLIQESASKEAYYVGKILELQTELKQMKNVLANVQSENDHLASITQQLKENNQVVELQRNRLRDDIKEYKFRETRLLQDYSELEEENISLQKQVSVLKQNQVEFESLKHEIKRLEEDTEFLNSQLEDAIRLKEIAERQLEESLETLKNEREQKNNMRKELSHYMNISDSMYTSQLNISLDGLKFSDDGGEPNNDELVNGFEISLNKMNGDNKLSTPKKNDHFKPAPSLVSDLLSELNISEMQKLKQQLIQVERDKTTLLATLQESQKQLEHTRGALSEQNEKVNRLTEHVSAMKKLQASKERQTALDNEKERDSHEDGDYYEVDINGPEILECKYKVAVADINELKEELKNLKAKYADNENKYEKEKTKNESEIQALTEKLEILEKTNKQEQDQIVCLEKELKKVSEVAEGTQGSLTIAQDELVTFSEELANLYNHVCICNNETPNRVILDYFKEGKDVRSSPDGKERRSPVLLTKSLFPGEVGKTENGSGDVVASPASPLPLPVSYVSDPRKEPLNIYNLIAVIRDQIKHLQKAVDRSTELSKQRAASHELGTVADKDKEVFMDEILKLKSLLSTKREQIATLRTVLKANKQTAEVALSNLKSKYEIEKAMVTETILKLRNELKALKEDAATFSSLRAMFATRLLNSTKIHQMR